The DNA segment CGCCTGACTCAACCGCAGGCTGTGTGCGATGGTGACGTTGTCGTCCGCAAAACCGTGGATAAGCATGAGCGGGCGGGTGAGGCGCGGCGCGTCGGCGATGATGGAGTTGCGTTCGTAGACGACCGGATCGAGCCCCAGGTAGCGTTCCGTGTAGTGGGTATCGTACAGAGTCCAGTCGGTAGGCGGGGCGCCGGCGCAGGCGGCATGGAACACGTTGGGCGCGTCGAGGACCGCGAGCGCGGAGAGGAATCCGCCGAAGCTCCAGCCGATAATCGCCACCTTGTCAAGGTCGGGCTTGGGGCCGTTCTCCCAATCCAGCTGCGGCAGCGCCTTCACCGCTTCGATCTGGTCGGCGAGCGAGACGCCCTTCATATCCTCGAACATCTCACGATCCCACTTGGGGCCTCGACCGGTGGTGCCGCGACCGTCCGCAGTCAATACGATATAGCCTTGATCGGCCCACCATTGCGCGTCCCAGTAGAAGGATGAACGGAACACGACCTGCTGGAAGCCGGGGCCGCCATACGGTTTGACCAGAACGGGCAGGGTGGCTGCATGCGCGTAGGGGCTGGCTTCGCTTGGCATGGTGATGGCGGCAAGCAGATGATGCTCGCCGGGCAGGGTGGCGAAGCTGGTGTTGGGGAGGAACCCTGGGTCGGCGGCGTTGCTGGTGATCACTGCCGCCACATCCCGAGTGTCCGATTCGGCCGAATCGGTCATCCATACCTGTTCTGCACCCGTCTGGATGTCCGATTCTCCAGAATCGGTCATGCGTGCTGAATCGGAGGCGCCACTGGTGTCCGATTCGGCCGAATCGGTCATCTGAGCAACATTGGATGGCGTAGGGATGTCCTTTTCGGGAGAATCGGACATCTGGGAGTCTTGGGGGGATGTCTGGATGTCCGATTCTCCAGAATCGGACATTTGGACTGCGGGCAGGTGCGCCACGTGGATCATGGTGGTCGCATTCGTGCCCATCATGCCGCCGCTGACCACTTCGCCGCGCATGCCGCGTGACGCGGTCCATACGCCGGGCTCTCCCACCAGGGGTTGCACGTTGCCGTTGTAGTCGATGCTGACCACATCATGGCATCGGGCGTCATGCAGTTCCGCGGTCTCCTGCCATGCTTCCGGCACGTCGGGCGCGAGCTCCGGATCACGCTGCACCACGCACAGCACGTCGCCATCGGTCACATCCAGCACGCTGCGCACGTTCCATCCGACCGGGGTGAAGGCTTTGCCGTCCACGGTCAGTCGATTCGTGTTCGCTTCCATGTCGTTCAGCGCGCATACGAGTCGCCCGTCGTCGGTGAGTGCGGGCAGTCCGTCGACGATGTCGATCCACTGGCCGTTCGCATGTTCTTCCAGCAGGTAGGTTGCGCCGTTGTCGTCTACGGCAAGTACCTGATCGTGGTTCTGGCGCCTGTTTTGCACGAGCAGCAGCGGGCAGCGGTTCTTCTGCCATACCACGCGCGCCACGTACTCGTAGGCTTCGCAGTCCCATTCGATTTCGTGGAATGCAACGATGGAGTGACGGCCCTGATCGTCGAAGTCGAGTCGCAGCAGGTCGAGGTGTACGTCGGCGTTGGCGGTCAGTGCACGCGGGTAGCGGCGTCCGGATGCTGGATTGCCTGGGTTGGCGGGGTCGCTGATGTACCACATCGGTTCGGGCGCAGTGTCGAAGGATTCGACGATGATCTGGCGCGAATCCGGCCCCCACCAGAAGCCGTCGTATCGGTCCATTTCCTCTCCGGCTACGAATTCGGCGAGTCCGACTTTCCAGGTGTTGGCGACTTCGTGCGTGCCGGTTTGCGCACCCTGGTTGTCCGATTCGGCCGAATCGGACAATACGGTATCGTCGTTGTCATCGTCATCGTCCGCTTCGACGCTGGCGGTCAGCAGGGTGACGTTGCCGTCGGCTTCGCCGTTGTCGGCATCCTTCCATTCGCGGATGCTTACCAGTTGCAGTCGTTCGCCGGTGGTGTAGAGCACGTGCTCGCCGTCTGGGCTGATGCGTGGGTTGAGCACGGGTGCGGTGCCGGCTTCGACGCTCAAACGTCCGGCGCACAGTTCGCGCACCGAGGCTTTGCCGTCGCCCGCATTGTCTGCGCTATCCGCGCTACATACATTGCCCAGTTCAGCCAGGAACAGGCGGCCGTTCAGCGTGAACACCACGCGTGAACCCGTCTCGTCCACCGAATAGCTGACGATGCCGGAGCCGCCTTCACGCGCACGCTCCCTACGGGCGCGTTCCTCGGCTGGCACGTTCTCACTGTCCGCGTTGGAGCCCAGCAGCACACGCGGGTCGGCGATCAGCGTCTCGTGATGCTGACCCGCATCGTCAAACCAGCTCATCCATAGGCTGGTTACGGTGTCTTCCGGCCCATCCGAACGGAGGAACAGGGCGCGCGTACCGTCGCCTATCGCCTGCGCGGAACGCGGGGCGCCGCAGGTGAAACGCAAGGTGCGGGCCTTCAAACGGGGGTATTCGTCAATCGCTTGCTCATTCATAACCACCACCTTACCTATCAGGTCTCTCCTATCGTGCGAAATACCCGCATTTCCCGAAGAGAAACGGCTATTTTCCGCTCTTTTCGCCAGGTCGGCCACGACTGCCTGTTCTTCCCCGATTTCCGGACTGCCTGCAACGTTTCAAGCATGGAATCCACCGAATCATCGGCAAAAAATCACAATTCCTCAACGTATTAATTAGCACCTGTTGCGCCCATTGCGTACACTGGTGAAAGATATAGAAAGGGATGACTATGAGCGTTCTCGACCGTTTTGAGAAAAGCGTGGAAGGCGCAGTGAATGGAGTGTTCTCGAAGTTCGGCTCCAAAGACCTGCAACCTGTGGACCTATCCAGCGCACTGGAACGTGAGATTGACAACGAGGCCATGCCCGTGGGCCGCGACCGTACAGTCGCCCCGAATGAGTATCGCTTTAAGCTGAGTACACCCGACTTCGACCATATCGAACAGTGGGGCAGCGAAACGCTCGCAGATGAGCTTGCCGATAACCTCACCAATTATGCGCGCAGCCAGCATTATGCATTCGTGGGTCCTGTTGTGGTGATTTTCGAGGAGGATCTCGATCTCGCCAAGGGAAGTTTCAAGCTCACCGCAGCATCCGTGCAGGGCAACGCCGTTCCCGTCACCACTGACGAGCAGAGCCAGGATTGCCCGCTGCTGGAGATCAATGGCAGCCAGTATCTGCTCACTAAGGAGAAGACGATTC comes from the Bifidobacterium angulatum DSM 20098 = JCM 7096 genome and includes:
- a CDS encoding FhaA domain-containing protein — its product is MSVLDRFEKSVEGAVNGVFSKFGSKDLQPVDLSSALEREIDNEAMPVGRDRTVAPNEYRFKLSTPDFDHIEQWGSETLADELADNLTNYARSQHYAFVGPVVVIFEEDLDLAKGSFKLTAASVQGNAVPVTTDEQSQDCPLLEINGSQYLLTKEKTILGRGSGCDIVIDDPGISRKHLEIDVTPNGVIARDLGSTNGTYVEGHQVPAATLLDGNTITIGRTRILYWASSQEQE
- a CDS encoding S9 family peptidase, with the translated sequence MNEQAIDEYPRLKARTLRFTCGAPRSAQAIGDGTRALFLRSDGPEDTVTSLWMSWFDDAGQHHETLIADPRVLLGSNADSENVPAEERARRERAREGGSGIVSYSVDETGSRVVFTLNGRLFLAELGNVCSADSADNAGDGKASVRELCAGRLSVEAGTAPVLNPRISPDGEHVLYTTGERLQLVSIREWKDADNGEADGNVTLLTASVEADDDDDNDDTVLSDSAESDNQGAQTGTHEVANTWKVGLAEFVAGEEMDRYDGFWWGPDSRQIIVESFDTAPEPMWYISDPANPGNPASGRRYPRALTANADVHLDLLRLDFDDQGRHSIVAFHEIEWDCEAYEYVARVVWQKNRCPLLLVQNRRQNHDQVLAVDDNGATYLLEEHANGQWIDIVDGLPALTDDGRLVCALNDMEANTNRLTVDGKAFTPVGWNVRSVLDVTDGDVLCVVQRDPELAPDVPEAWQETAELHDARCHDVVSIDYNGNVQPLVGEPGVWTASRGMRGEVVSGGMMGTNATTMIHVAHLPAVQMSDSGESDIQTSPQDSQMSDSPEKDIPTPSNVAQMTDSAESDTSGASDSARMTDSGESDIQTGAEQVWMTDSAESDTRDVAAVITSNAADPGFLPNTSFATLPGEHHLLAAITMPSEASPYAHAATLPVLVKPYGGPGFQQVVFRSSFYWDAQWWADQGYIVLTADGRGTTGRGPKWDREMFEDMKGVSLADQIEAVKALPQLDWENGPKPDLDKVAIIGWSFGGFLSALAVLDAPNVFHAACAGAPPTDWTLYDTHYTERYLGLDPVVYERNSIIADAPRLTRPLMLIHGFADDNVTIAHSLRLSQALMAAGREHTFLPLTGITHMTNDETVAENLLLLQRDFLRKALAD